The following proteins are encoded in a genomic region of Sesamum indicum cultivar Zhongzhi No. 13 linkage group LG8, S_indicum_v1.0, whole genome shotgun sequence:
- the LOC105168624 gene encoding acetylajmalan esterase-like, which yields MASVLHKLVLPVLVLWCCLFSCVPQCANAHPLKICKFDKIYQLGDSISDTGNLIREVPIGAATAFARLPYGETFFKNATGRCSNGLLMIDYIAMAAGLPFLPPYKNLDAVDFEHGVNFAVAGSTALPSQVLAAQHIFSPVTTSSLNVQLDWMFTHFTSICLNSRDCAEKLQNALFMVGEIGGNDYNYAIFQGKTMAELRSMVPNVVATIVDTAKQVIEVGGKRVVIPGNFPIGCLPIYKTALQTNISAAYDKNHCLKHLNDFAKYHNKELQNAIHTLKQEKPNAVIVYGDYYNAYQFLLRVAISRGTCVLTIERACCGTGGKYNFDMTRMCGGAGVKVCSNPERYMSWDGVHLTERGYKIMAAWLLKNIFPHLLCHL from the exons ATGGCTTCTGTATTGCATAAACTTGTTCTCCCTGTTCTTGTTTTGTGGTGCTGCTTGTTTTCTTGTGTACCCCAATGCGCCAATGCTCATCCTCTCAAGATTTGCAAGTTTGATAAGATTTACCAACTCGGCGACTCTATTTCCGACACCGGAAACTTGATCCGGGAGGTCCCAATTGGGGCGGCCACGGCGTTCGCAAGACTACCATACGGCGAAACGTTCTTCAAAAATGCTACCGGACGGTGCTCCAATGGCCTTCTGATGATTGATTATATTG CAATGGCTGCCGGCCTTCCTTTTCTTCCACCATACAAGAACTTGGATGCTGTAGATTTTGAGCATGGCGTCAACTTTGCCGTGGCAGGTTCCACCGCATTGCCATCTCAGGTGTTGGCTGCCCAACACATATTTTCTCCGGTGACCACCAGTTCTCTCAACGTCCAATTGGATTGGATGTTCACCCATTTCACTTCCATTTGCCTTAATTCTAGAG ATTGTGCTGAGAAGCTCCAAAATGCTCTATTCATGGTTGGGGAAATCGGTGGAAACGACTACAACTATGCGATTTTCCAAGGAAAAACAATGGCGGAGTTGAGAAGCATGGTGCCCAATGTTGTTGCTACCATCGTCGATACTGCCAAG CAAGTAATTGAAGTGGGGGGTAAAAGAGTGGTGATCCCTGGAAACTTCCCCATCGGTTGCCTCCCGATTTACAAAACAGCCTTGCAAACCAACATCTCTGCAGCTTATGATAAGAATCACTGCCTGAAGCATCTGAATGACTTCGCCAAATACCACAATAAAGAGCTGCAAAACGCCATCCACACACTCAAACAAGAGAAGCCCAATGCTGTGATCGTCTATGGGGATTACTACAATGCCTACCAATTTCTACTCCGAGTTGCAATTTCTCGCGGTACGTGTGTATTGACTAT agaaagagcTTGCTGCGGAACAGGAGGAAAGTACAATTTCGACATGACGAGAATGTGTGGAGGTGCAGGTGTTAAAGTATGCTCCAATCCAGAACGATACATGAGTTGGGACGGAGTGCATTTGACTGAACGAGGCTATAAGATCATGGCTGCATGGCTCCTCAAAAACATCTTCCCCCACCTCCTCTGCCATCTTTGA